The Aedes aegypti strain LVP_AGWG chromosome 3, AaegL5.0 Primary Assembly, whole genome shotgun sequence genome contains a region encoding:
- the LOC5578499 gene encoding histone H4: protein MTGRGKGGKGLGKGGAKRHRKVLRDNIQGITKPAIRRLARRGGVKRISGLIYEETRGVLKVFLENVIRDAVTYTEHAKRKTVTAMDVVYALKRQGRTLYGFGG, encoded by the coding sequence ATGACCGGACGCGGCAAGGGAGGAAAAGGACTCGGAAAAGGCGGCGCCAAGCGTCATCGGAAAGTGCTCCGTGATAACATCCAGGGCATCACCAAGCCGGCCATCCGACGTTTGGCGCGCCGTGGCGGAGTCAAGCGCATATCCGGATTGATCTACGAGGAAACGCGCGGCGTGCTGAAGGTGTTCCTTGAGAACGTCATCCGGGACGCGGTCACCTATACGGAACATGCCAAGCGGAAGACGGTCACCGCCATGGATGTGGTGTACGCGCTGAAACGCCAAGGACGAACCCTGTACGGTTTCGGTGGTTAA